The Kineothrix sp. IPX-CK genomic interval ATCATGTATATTGCAATAGAATATAATTACGCCTATATTCCATCGTGTCTTGTCAGCCTCTCGCGCGATATATTATGAAATTACACTTTCAATCTAACATATATCGCGTCGGTGATTACCATTTTCGTACAATATGTACTTAGTGCGTTATAGATTTACTATAACGATACCCATTATAGGCTTACGGCTTCCCCCGATATTCGACATTTTTAGGATTAATTAATCCAAGGATTAGTCTGCTCGATGTACGACCAAATCGCAGATCATTTCTATTCGGTTATATAGCATTATTATAAAACCTTATGTAAATGGGCTTGTAAAACTTTGACAAGTAAATTGTTAACCCTAATCCCTTTGCGCCTAATACAGCGCCTATTCCAGACAATAGTGGTGTTAAAATACCAACTTTATCAATTATAGAATCTATGATATTAATAGCACCCGTTCCGGAATCTACAATACCTTTCAGAAAATTGGAGTTTAGTATAGTCTGAGATAACGACTCGAACGCAGCTTCAAATTGTTTTGTCTTTGCCTCAAGTGAATCCATCCATTTTTCTTGTTCTGCATATGCTGAACCAGCAGAAGCCATAGTTGCATCTAATGCCTTTTGTACTTGTCCAGACTGAAAGGCCTGAAGAATAGCCGCACCTTGATTACCCCTTTGCTTACCAAACAATGTCTCTAGCAAATCGGCTTGTGTAGTCTGGTCTAGTTTATCATATACCTCTGATACATCTTCCAAAATATCATAATAATCTTTGAACTTAGTTGGGTCAGCTTCATTCATAATATCCACTTGACCTTGTGTAAGATTTAAAATATGTGTTTGAATCTTGCTGACAGACTCTAAATCTTCATATTCTTCGCCAAGTTCTTCTAATGCGCCCTTCATACCCATTACGCGCATCTGACCCACCTTCAAGGCGTTGCCTAACTCACCTGCTTCTTGAGTAATTTCTGCACCACCAGTAAGTAGAGCCAGAGTTTTTTCTAATGTCATACCACCAAGAGCCATAGCAGATGCAGCATTACTTACCCCATCACCCAGACCCGCCGCCGTCACAGCAAATTCATTTCCTAATTTATTAAAAGAATCGACTATTGTAATAGCATCCGATGTTTCAAGATTAAATGCCTTCATAGTTGTAACGATATCTGATACTGCCGTATCATCGTCTACTTCTCCTACGTTTGCATAAATAGAAGATATTTCTGCGAGTTTTGCTGAATCATCAATTGAAAACCCAAGTTTCGCCCAGTTAGCAGATTGCTCCACTAAACTAGAAACAGAACGTCCTAATTTTTGCGCTTTATCGTTGGCACTGTCAAGAAACTGATTATATTTAATACTTGTTTCGTCAGTTACTTTATACAAATTTGTCATTGCTGTATCTACTTTAAAAACAGCATCTGACATTTTTCGCAATGAGTTAACAGCCCCCATTACAATCGAAGTAGCACTAACCCATGTAGCAAAAGAACCAATTCCACTAGCGATAGAATCTTTTAAAGAACGTCCTAGTTTCCCTGTCGTTCTCATTTGTGAATCAAGAGTTTTAAATTGAGTATTAATATTTCTTATGTCGTCTTTTGTTAAATCATCAGCAGATTCTATAGTATGTATCCATTCTAATAGCTGATTTTTAGCGTCTTTTGTTATCTTGGTATTATTCGACATGTAATTCTGGAACTTCGTCATAGCGGAAACACGATCCATTTCGGAGGCTAGTTTTTTAGCTGCGACATTAGCTTCATTCATAGATACGGTTAACGCCTTAAAAACATCATTCCCGGATATTTTAAAATCTCCACCAAGCGAATTATTTAAGGTGTTCGCAATTAGTTTGCTAACTTCTTTTAAGTTGTTTTTAATAGAAGCGGTTTCTAATTGGGGAACAATCTTTACCATATTGTTATTTACAATCTTTTGAACTTCCGATATTTCTTTTGTAATGCCGGATTTCTCTAAAACAGTTTGTATAATAACTGAAAATTGGTTTGAATCCATATTTTATATATTTCTCCTTTCTTAAATTTGGACATAAAAATAGCCCTCCAAAATAGGAGAGCAATAGCTACAACTTATTTCATTCCATCTAAGTTAAGAGATGTTTTACAAAAGGTTCTAATATCTTCAATTGACTTGTTTTCGTCACACATTTTCAATACAGCGCCAAGTATTCCAGAAGCGCCAATTTTCATTCCTTGAAACCTAGCATCTTTTAAATGGCTTTCAAATTTGTCCAGTAATTCTTTTTCTTGTTTCTTTGTCAATTCACATAACCTCCTATGATTTCTTATGAAAGAACCGATTCATCAGTTCTTATTTCACGTTCAATCCTTGTTTTCTTAATTCTTCTTTTAGTATTTTCAATGCATTTTCTTCACAATACTCAACAAACCTTTTAAAGAAATGCCCGTCTTCATAAATATAGGCAGATCCGTGATATCCGGCATCTGCCATATATAATTGTGTTTCACCATCCCAATATGCCCCATAGTTCATAGCGTTTTCATCCATAAATATTTCACCAGATGTCTTATTCAGCATTTTCGTAGTGGCAGATTTCCAGAATTGATATGTACGCCGATAGTATTCTGGTTCATATTTATCATAGTATTCTGAATCAATAAACTCCTGTAGAGTACCTAGCAGTCTATTACAAGCATTTTCGATGGCCTTTTCACAAGCTTTCTCCATATATTTCTGCAAGTCAATAGTAGTTCTAAATACTTTAGCCATTATTTCTTATCCGTATCTTTCGTATCGTCCTTATGAACAGAATCATGAATTACACCGGCTAATTCTTTTAAAAATTCTTTCTTTACTTCTTCGGCAGTCATATCTTTAGATGCAATTGCAAGTTTGGTAAGCATCTCAATATAGGCATTACTTTGAGAGAATGCTTTAAAGATTTCAATTTTAAGTTTCGCATAGAATAGCTTAGATTTAATATATGTAATCATATTTTATTTCCTTTCATTCACATGGGTATGTAATTATTATTGAAAAAATTTTTCAAATTATATCTATAATTTGTTCTTAACAGAGTGCTTTCGATTTCAAATGGATTCATTAGTAACACATCGTTAATATTAATAGACTTTTTAGATAACATATTCGTGTATCCAATAAAATCATTAATATCTACAAAATATGTTTTGTTTGATTTGCTTCGAAAGTTGAAAATAAATCCAAATACTCCTACGTGGTTACTCCATTTTTCTAACCCTTTAATCTGATTCTTCTTGATGTTAAAGCTGCATTTCTTTTCTTTATCTTCAAAATCTTCACGCCAATATGTAAGAGATCCTATCGTGGACTTTAATTCAAGTCCATAAAAGGTTCTTGTTGTATCATCAAACATAATGAAGTCACATTCATTAGTAGCTGTAAATCTTGTCCCAGATCCGCCGTTCCATGATGATGCTCCATCATTTAATCTTTTAACCAATACGTGAGAGGGTACAGAATTTACAAAACTATCTTCAAATATCTTCCCTGGATTTTTTGCTATGTTATTCACATCCTTTTTTATATAATAAAACTCCACTAGATTTCTCTAATGGAGTCCAATCATTTTAATTCTCTATTCAGTAATCGGATTGTCATAATATCCATCTTTACGAAGAAGCTTTCTGATATATTCTAATCCTTTTTTAGTTGCATATGTAACAGGTCTATATTTACCATCCGCGCATGGAGTTTCCTTTATTGCAAACAGATTTTGATTCATAAATCTCTGGTATGGAACATTCACATTATCTTGGTAGAATAATATCTTCTTATCCCTAAGGTATGAAAGCATTTTATTTCTACCTATTTTTAGTTGTTTTGAGACAAGATTCATGTGATATAACCCTTCTGTATTTAATAAATCATTGTAAAATTCCTGCAATTCATCGACCTTAACTTGTAATTCTTTTACCATCATTAATTTTACATCATCACTAAATGAAGAAAAATAGTATTCAATCATTTTTTCCTCATTCCCGCGTGGTATAGCGGCACCCGTTAAGCGAATTGATTTAAGATACTTCTTTATTTCATTCTTCATCTCCTTGGCTATAGCCTTAGTAGATCTCATGCAACATTCATACAAGCCGTCTTCTGTTAAAGCCCACGTTTCTTGAATTCCACCAAGGGTCATAAAACTTTTAAGTCCCTTTTCACCTTCATCAACCTTTTTAACCATATTTGTAATTTGATATTTGCCGTTGACTCCTTTGGAATAGTCAATCCACTCCGCTACATCTTTGGCCATAAACCACGGAAATTCTATACTGCCATATAATTTAATTGTACGACCAAGAATTTCGACTTCTGTGACCATTTCTAAAACATTACTTTCTTTACTCATTATAAATTCCTCCATTTTTTATCCTCTGATATCAGTAGTAGAGTGGCGAACGTGGTCAGAGGAGTTCCACTTCATCGGGTAATTACGCCGATTATTCACCACCCAAGAGATGAGTTCAATAACCTCTCATCTATCAGATATAAAAAATAACTGTATCGACCTATTGCCGCCCATACAGTTATTCTCTGTTTAGACATATAAAAAGAGCGAAATCATTCAAATGAAATCGCCCTTTCATAAGTTAAGCACCTTTATATAATTCTTTTACAATCTTAATAATAGTAGCCAAAGATATGCCTTTGGTCTTATATTCTTTTATAACAGCTTGTAATTCTTCCATGAGCTACCTCATACATTTCCGCCATCAACTAACTGTTTAACCGCCTCGTTCGTCTCCAAAAGCTTTCTCATTTCTTCCAATGCTTCATCTACCCATGTGCTAAACGTTTCAAAACTTACAATCTTAGCCACAACGGGGAATTTAGTTACAAACATATCATAAACTGCTCGTAACTTCAGTGACCCCGTATTACTACCCAATTCAGATTCAGCAACAGTAACGGCATAAAGAAGCCATTCTTTTATCTTCGTAATTTGTTCCTTGGTCGGAAGTCCAGCAAACTTATAAACAGATACTCCAATGACCACCAATATCGCTAAAACAGCGACAATAACATACCAGTAATTTATCAAAAATTCCATAATTTCTCCTTATCCAACAGAGTCTTCTTCTCCCGTAAACACAGAAACAGGAATAATCTGTTGCTGATTCTCATTTATTTTAGTTTCTATTTCAGATAATTGTACTTCATTTTTCTTCTCGAAAAATGTTTCAAAGAAAGCTTTAATTAAATACCCTAAAACCGTAGCAATAACAGTAGTACATACTGTTTGTGATAGTGTCTCGGCTATTGAGTATTTGCCCATATATGCTAGGTGATATGACATTGTAATCCATATGCACCCAAACCATAACAGCCGATTAATCCACTTTTTTGTAAACGTATCTACTCTAATAACCTTACTTCCATTTTTTATGTAATCAATAGCATTAAATAAAAGATAATGTTTCGTTTTTACAATATCAAATTTCAGCTTCTTTTCTTCAAATCTCATTTCCGCGATACGTTTCTTACGTTCCAAATCACGCATAATATCATCGTGGGTTATGTATTTTGGTATTTAAATCACCGCCTTAATAATAAATAGGAAATAGTAATAGACTTGCTCGAATGTTCCGCTGCTCATGGTGGCTTGGTCACGAGTACGCCATTTACTTTTACGTACATTGTCTTGTACAACCCCTTTAACTAAACCTCGTACTTCTTATCTGAATACATCTCTGAGAGAGTATCCCATAACTCCTTTGTTTTTCTGAATTTCCACACAGATACTCCTTCATCATTTGTAAATACCCATGTATATCTAATTCCTTTGGACTTAAGAAAAGTCACTTCGTTCAAGAACGATGTTGCATACTCTTTATCCCATTTATTCTTATTTTCCATATATTCATCATCGTAAAAAAAATGGGTATACTAAACTAACAATCACAGATTATGTTAGAGTTTAATATACCCATCCCTAGTCAATCTGCTCACTTTCTTCTTCATTTTTAATCTTTACTTTTCTAGCCCTCTTTGGTTTCTCTAAGACTATTTTAGCATCATCAGAAGAAATCTCTTTTTTTTCTTCCACAACAACTATTGTCTCTTTATTTCTCGCGCTTATAACCATATCAAAATATTTTGATGCACATTCTTGAGAGCAAGCTACGGATCTCCAATGGAAAACTCCTTTGTTGTTTTCACAATCTGCACATGGCGTATATAATTTCCCACATACTTTACATGGCTTTTGAACTTTATATCCCATTTTTATTCCTCATTGATAGAAGTGGAGAGTGAGGTTGTCACTCTCCACTCTTTTCATAGTTAATAAACGATTAAATCCCATAAATTCGTCGAACCAGTACATCCACCGGCAAGAGATTCAGCTTCAAACGCCTGAGTGGTAGGATCAGAACCCATAACAAGATCGAAAGTTCCATTAAAGTCGCCCCTCTGAATGATAAACTGTCCATGATAAGCATTATCGCAATTATCCTGAGCCGTAACATCAATATAAAGCTTCAGCGTTTTACTATACTTTTCAGAATCATTAGAAATCTTTGCCGATTCAACCTCGATATCATAGAAGGCTACAACCTCTGCACCGTCAGCCACATCACCTGCAAATAATGTAACCGCTTTGCTTGTGGGATTGTATGTAAATTCTCCCGTAGCAGGGTCAGCGGCAACCTGTGTAAGTTTAGTCCCCAAAGAACCGTTGCTATTTTTCTTGTATAGTGTTCCAATTTCTGCCCCAACTGTACCAACAGCAGTTTTCTCTGTTGCGGTTGCATTAGACGTTACAGTCATTACATCCGTAACCCTTACCTTAAAAGTACCATTCTCAATTTCAGTACCAGTCTGTGCCGCCAACGCGCCACCTACCAATACTCCATTAGTACCACTAATTGTTACCGCTTTATTCTTCTTAAGGGAACCAATCTTTCTTCCCCCTTTACCAGTAATATCAACCTTCTCTTCACTGTTTGCTATAGTTGTATCCTGCAATTCGTCAAGGATAAATTCTAACTCACCAGCGTTATTAAAAGCTGTAATCTGGTCAACCTGTGTAATTATTAATTTGTTTACATCGACAGCCATTTTTGCCTCCTTAATTTTATAAACTAAAAAAGACACGAATAATTTCGCGTCTTGAGTAACCTTTATTACTTATTTAATTGATGGAATCCATGACAAGCATGATTTATCTTTTAACTTGGACGTATCAACCGTTCCAGAATAAACCCCAATCATCGT includes:
- a CDS encoding phage tail tape measure protein, with product MDSNQFSVIIQTVLEKSGITKEISEVQKIVNNNMVKIVPQLETASIKNNLKEVSKLIANTLNNSLGGDFKISGNDVFKALTVSMNEANVAAKKLASEMDRVSAMTKFQNYMSNNTKITKDAKNQLLEWIHTIESADDLTKDDIRNINTQFKTLDSQMRTTGKLGRSLKDSIASGIGSFATWVSATSIVMGAVNSLRKMSDAVFKVDTAMTNLYKVTDETSIKYNQFLDSANDKAQKLGRSVSSLVEQSANWAKLGFSIDDSAKLAEISSIYANVGEVDDDTAVSDIVTTMKAFNLETSDAITIVDSFNKLGNEFAVTAAGLGDGVSNAASAMALGGMTLEKTLALLTGGAEITQEAGELGNALKVGQMRVMGMKGALEELGEEYEDLESVSKIQTHILNLTQGQVDIMNEADPTKFKDYYDILEDVSEVYDKLDQTTQADLLETLFGKQRGNQGAAILQAFQSGQVQKALDATMASAGSAYAEQEKWMDSLEAKTKQFEAAFESLSQTILNSNFLKGIVDSGTGAINIIDSIIDKVGILTPLLSGIGAVLGAKGLGLTIYLSKFYKPIYIRFYNNAI
- a CDS encoding phage antirepressor; amino-acid sequence: MSKESNVLEMVTEVEILGRTIKLYGSIEFPWFMAKDVAEWIDYSKGVNGKYQITNMVKKVDEGEKGLKSFMTLGGIQETWALTEDGLYECCMRSTKAIAKEMKNEIKKYLKSIRLTGAAIPRGNEEKMIEYYFSSFSDDVKLMMVKELQVKVDELQEFYNDLLNTEGLYHMNLVSKQLKIGRNKMLSYLRDKKILFYQDNVNVPYQRFMNQNLFAIKETPCADGKYRPVTYATKKGLEYIRKLLRKDGYYDNPITE